One stretch of Halobacillus litoralis DNA includes these proteins:
- a CDS encoding MerR family transcriptional regulator — translation MTGHLSIQQVAEKFDVTQRTIRYYEELGLIRPSRNSGGHRSFSPKDLTRLGLVFRGKKYGFQLNEIKEMIHLFDQDPSGVRQLERTLAYGRGKMQEVDDRIRELEQLRAEMGQWLDKFEEELKERRGDPI, via the coding sequence ATGACAGGACATTTATCTATACAACAAGTGGCCGAAAAATTTGATGTCACCCAGCGGACCATCCGATACTATGAAGAATTGGGACTGATCAGACCTTCCCGTAACTCGGGCGGGCACCGCTCTTTTTCTCCGAAGGATCTGACACGTCTCGGGCTTGTTTTTCGTGGGAAAAAGTATGGTTTCCAGCTTAATGAAATCAAAGAAATGATCCATCTTTTCGACCAGGACCCCTCAGGCGTCCGTCAGCTTGAACGGACGCTTGCCTATGGCAGAGGAAAAATGCAGGAGGTGGACGACCGGATCCGGGAATTGGAACAGTTAAGAGCGGAAATGGGTCAGTGGCTCGACAAATTCGAGGAAGAATTAAAGGAACGGAGAGGAGATCCTATATGA
- a CDS encoding class I adenylate-forming enzyme family protein, which translates to MNLSELLAYQSRKYPGKEGIVTPEERLTYQEWNSQVNQLARGLMRLGIQAGDKVIIHMPNTKEFVISYFAIHRLGAIVVPINARLVLNEITYIYDHSDAVALLTHDLLIDQVKGLADERVGTFIKTGDVDGAWHSFSDILSKEEPLEMINDAHEDEEASILYTSGTTGQPKGVVFTHKNILTVSSMMAVELEMKPSSRMLHMMPFSHSAPLHLFLAGGTFVGATHIIAPTFTPDLLLELASTERASHFFGAPVAYLMTAKHPKVKETDLSWVKYWTYGGAPLSKKEVQFVREQFETDSLCCLYGLTEAGPSGTLLLPQEHDEKAGSVGKRAALHCEVCLVDENGQEVGSGKVGEIALKGEGIMKGYYKDEEKTAATFRDGWLLTGDMGEKDEDGYLWVIDRKKDMIISGGVNIYPREVEELLLQHPHIEDVAVVGVPHPDWGETVKAHIVQTGQMKEVENECRRFLQEHLADYKIPKLYEEMEELPRNATGKLLKHRLREQARQV; encoded by the coding sequence ATGAATCTTTCTGAATTATTAGCTTATCAGTCTCGTAAATATCCGGGAAAAGAAGGGATTGTTACACCTGAAGAACGGCTGACTTATCAGGAGTGGAACAGTCAGGTGAATCAGCTTGCCAGAGGTTTGATGAGGTTGGGGATTCAGGCTGGAGATAAGGTGATCATCCATATGCCGAACACAAAAGAGTTCGTCATCAGTTACTTTGCCATTCACAGGCTGGGTGCCATCGTTGTTCCAATTAATGCCCGACTAGTATTGAATGAAATTACTTATATATATGATCACAGTGATGCTGTTGCTTTGCTCACCCATGATTTGCTCATCGATCAGGTGAAAGGGCTTGCCGATGAAAGGGTGGGTACATTTATAAAAACCGGGGATGTCGACGGAGCCTGGCACTCGTTTTCAGATATCCTCTCCAAAGAAGAACCGCTTGAAATGATCAACGATGCGCATGAAGATGAAGAAGCTTCGATTTTATATACATCAGGGACCACCGGGCAGCCAAAAGGCGTTGTCTTTACTCACAAAAACATTTTGACGGTCTCTTCGATGATGGCTGTGGAACTGGAAATGAAACCATCCAGCCGTATGCTTCATATGATGCCATTCAGTCATTCCGCACCATTACATCTCTTTTTAGCAGGGGGCACGTTCGTCGGTGCTACCCACATCATTGCTCCTACTTTCACTCCCGATTTATTATTAGAACTTGCTTCGACCGAACGGGCGTCACACTTTTTCGGAGCACCTGTCGCTTATTTAATGACCGCTAAACATCCAAAAGTGAAGGAAACGGATTTGAGCTGGGTGAAATATTGGACCTACGGAGGGGCACCTCTGTCTAAGAAGGAAGTCCAGTTTGTGCGAGAGCAGTTTGAAACGGACAGCCTCTGCTGTTTATATGGTCTGACGGAAGCAGGACCAAGCGGGACATTGCTGCTTCCACAGGAGCATGATGAAAAAGCTGGCAGTGTAGGAAAGCGGGCAGCGCTTCATTGTGAAGTGTGTCTTGTTGATGAAAATGGACAAGAGGTAGGGAGCGGGAAAGTGGGTGAAATCGCTCTTAAAGGTGAAGGGATTATGAAAGGTTACTATAAAGATGAAGAAAAAACCGCAGCCACCTTCCGTGATGGATGGCTGCTTACTGGAGATATGGGTGAGAAGGATGAAGACGGCTACTTGTGGGTCATAGACCGGAAAAAGGATATGATCATATCAGGTGGTGTCAACATTTATCCTCGTGAAGTAGAAGAACTTTTGCTCCAGCACCCACATATTGAAGATGTGGCTGTCGTAGGCGTTCCGCATCCGGATTGGGGCGAAACCGTCAAAGCACATATCGTTCAAACCGGGCAAATGAAAGAGGTGGAAAACGAATGCCGCCGCTTTTTGCAGGAGCACCTGGCGGATTATAAGATCCCGAAGCTCTATGAGGAAATGGAAGAGCTCCCAAGGAACGCGACGGGGAAATTGCTGAAGCATCGTTTGCGTGAACAGGCGCGTCAAGTTTAG
- a CDS encoding acyl-CoA dehydrogenase family protein, whose product MNFYERDENLQDLLKEAWDDSFSQWANDRLLFFGEKCAKEIDERAAHTDREGQPKLIKYDKMGNDISEVWLNEGYKKTIEETYGEGIVGYLHKDIPELGQKGDYLYSFAQGYLLSQAEPGFYCPVTLTMATAYLIDHYADEPLKEKYLPHVLSTGDVELYEGATFLTERQGGSDVGANEVKAIKEGEHYRIHGEKYFASNAGACGVAMVLARTEGAPSGTRGLSLFLIPWRNEEGSLNGIQIRRLKDKLGVRAVPSAEVEFTGAKAYMVGEAERGFYYMMEALNLSRVCNAVASIGIMRRSLTEAQDYAKKRNAFGHSLIEYPMVKDTLVSMTVKQEVETRAVFDLIQAFEKVARKPEETRIEEHILNRLRIAIMKKETAEQAVDFTHEAIEMHGGNGYIEDFITPRLLRDAQVLTVWEGTANILGLEVLKLFNKYQGHELFVQHILERLDKAKNKGKEFILVKEAIQNFVPYVDEVLKQPADVQTYYSKSMAEKMAVLYEAVIALEMMEKGARFEKVGKLFIYQQMQTEAPSAEPLALRYADEILHLNKALT is encoded by the coding sequence ATGAACTTTTACGAAAGAGATGAGAATCTCCAGGATCTTCTGAAGGAAGCGTGGGACGATTCTTTTTCCCAATGGGCAAATGATCGGCTCCTATTCTTCGGTGAGAAGTGTGCTAAGGAGATCGATGAACGGGCGGCTCACACCGATCGTGAGGGTCAACCAAAGTTGATCAAATACGACAAGATGGGCAACGACATATCAGAGGTATGGTTAAACGAAGGGTACAAAAAAACAATAGAAGAAACGTATGGCGAAGGAATCGTCGGTTATCTTCATAAAGACATCCCTGAGCTTGGACAAAAAGGCGACTACTTGTATTCGTTCGCTCAAGGTTATCTGCTCTCCCAGGCAGAGCCTGGTTTTTACTGCCCGGTGACGTTAACGATGGCCACTGCCTATTTGATCGACCATTATGCAGATGAACCATTGAAAGAAAAATATTTGCCACATGTGTTGTCGACGGGAGATGTGGAACTGTATGAAGGCGCGACTTTTCTAACGGAGCGCCAAGGCGGTTCAGATGTGGGCGCCAATGAAGTGAAAGCCATTAAAGAAGGCGAGCATTACAGAATTCATGGTGAAAAGTATTTTGCCAGTAATGCCGGCGCTTGTGGCGTGGCGATGGTTCTGGCCCGTACAGAAGGCGCACCATCAGGGACGAGAGGTCTCAGCTTGTTTCTCATTCCCTGGAGAAACGAGGAAGGATCCTTGAATGGTATTCAAATCCGCCGACTGAAAGATAAACTGGGCGTTCGTGCTGTTCCATCCGCTGAGGTCGAATTTACCGGAGCAAAAGCATATATGGTTGGAGAAGCGGAACGGGGATTCTATTATATGATGGAAGCCTTGAACCTTTCCCGTGTTTGTAATGCGGTCGCTTCTATTGGAATTATGCGTCGTTCTTTAACAGAAGCCCAGGATTATGCTAAAAAAAGAAATGCGTTCGGCCACTCGTTGATCGAATATCCGATGGTGAAAGATACGCTCGTTTCCATGACAGTGAAGCAGGAAGTGGAAACGAGAGCAGTTTTTGACTTGATCCAAGCGTTTGAAAAAGTCGCTCGTAAGCCAGAAGAAACGAGGATAGAAGAACATATCCTGAACCGCCTCCGGATTGCGATTATGAAAAAGGAAACAGCCGAACAGGCCGTCGATTTCACACATGAAGCGATTGAAATGCATGGGGGAAATGGTTACATCGAAGACTTCATTACCCCACGTCTCTTGCGTGATGCTCAAGTGTTGACGGTATGGGAAGGGACAGCAAACATTCTCGGCCTTGAAGTCTTGAAACTTTTCAATAAATATCAAGGCCATGAGTTGTTTGTCCAACATATTCTAGAGCGTTTGGACAAAGCTAAGAATAAAGGGAAAGAGTTCATACTCGTGAAAGAGGCGATCCAGAATTTCGTTCCGTATGTAGACGAAGTATTAAAACAGCCGGCTGATGTACAAACCTATTACAGCAAATCTATGGCTGAAAAAATGGCCGTGCTTTATGAAGCCGTCATTGCTCTTGAGATGATGGAAAAAGGGGCAAGGTTTGAAAAGGTTGGCAAACTGTTCATCTATCAACAGATGCAAACAGAGGCACCGAGTGCAGAACCACTGGCTCTTCGTTACGCTGATGAAATCCTTCACTTGAATAAAGCGTTAACCTGA
- a CDS encoding ATP phosphoribosyltransferase regulatory subunit: protein MVKRLMFEKPLGMRDTLPFFYNQKSKARQQLSNAILSFGYSFMDTPIMEYHETVGKVSATLDQQLFKLLDQQGHTLVLRPDMTAPIARVAASQLKDAEFPLRLAYEGPVFRAQQTEGGKPAQFEQVGTELIGDHSSYGDAEVIALLVESLKQTGLDDFVITVGHIGYVKAFFTDLLGDDEDTIEYLLNYLYRKNYVGYREAVKELSVPKDKKDALLQLLALKGGEEIFESSRSLARNQACMQAVNELKQLYRLLQQYEVEKYIHFDLNLISHMDYYTGILFEGYAPNLGALLCNGGRYDTLLPSFQLSASATGFAVHLERLVEALNEQESDDGRIGVIVDDDSYGKGLKEAKRYREDGQAVLLQHVDQIPDLQAFKAELSETIDLTKGGGERDE from the coding sequence TTGGTTAAACGCCTGATGTTTGAAAAACCACTGGGAATGCGGGACACGCTTCCCTTTTTTTATAATCAAAAATCAAAAGCACGGCAGCAATTATCGAATGCGATTCTTTCGTTCGGATATTCGTTCATGGATACGCCGATCATGGAATATCACGAAACGGTAGGAAAAGTAAGTGCGACCCTTGATCAGCAATTGTTCAAGCTTTTGGACCAGCAAGGGCACACACTTGTATTAAGACCGGACATGACCGCACCGATCGCCAGGGTGGCTGCTTCTCAGTTGAAAGACGCTGAGTTCCCGCTTCGACTCGCTTATGAAGGTCCAGTATTCCGTGCCCAACAGACCGAAGGAGGGAAGCCGGCTCAGTTTGAACAGGTCGGAACGGAATTGATTGGTGACCATTCCTCTTATGGAGATGCGGAAGTCATCGCTCTGCTCGTCGAATCTTTGAAACAGACCGGACTCGATGATTTTGTCATTACGGTTGGTCATATTGGCTATGTAAAAGCTTTTTTCACAGATTTGCTCGGTGACGATGAGGATACGATTGAATACCTTCTAAATTACTTATATCGCAAAAATTACGTTGGTTACAGGGAAGCAGTGAAAGAGCTCTCTGTTCCAAAGGATAAGAAAGATGCTCTCCTTCAGCTGCTCGCACTGAAAGGCGGCGAAGAAATCTTCGAAAGCAGCCGTTCGCTTGCGCGGAATCAAGCATGCATGCAGGCTGTGAATGAATTGAAGCAATTGTATCGTCTGCTGCAACAGTATGAGGTCGAAAAGTATATTCACTTTGATTTGAACTTGATCAGCCACATGGACTATTATACCGGGATTTTGTTCGAAGGTTATGCTCCGAATCTTGGGGCACTGCTTTGTAACGGAGGGCGCTATGATACGTTGCTGCCTTCTTTCCAACTCAGTGCATCAGCCACTGGTTTTGCTGTCCACCTTGAACGTCTGGTAGAAGCATTGAATGAACAGGAATCGGATGATGGGCGCATCGGTGTGATCGTCGACGATGATAGTTACGGAAAGGGATTGAAAGAAGCGAAACGCTACCGTGAGGATGGGCAGGCGGTTCTTTTACAACACGTGGACCAAATCCCGGACTTGCAGGCATTCAAAGCAGAATTATCAGAAACGATTGATTTGACAAAAGGCGGAGGTGAGCGTGATGAGTAA
- the hisG gene encoding ATP phosphoribosyltransferase, whose translation MSKPLTIAMPKGRIYEEAAELMKRAGYELEADMDESRKLILEFPEQNIRVMMAKPMDVVTYVEYGAADIGIAGKDVLLEQDRDVYEVLDLKISPCYVAVAGLPDQPLSRIAPKIATKYPKVASDYFREQGEQIEIIPLNGSIELAPLIGLADRIVDIVSTGRTLKENGLVEYEKITEITSRLIVNPVSYRLKSTEIEEMVSKLSEVMEGER comes from the coding sequence ATGAGTAAGCCGTTGACCATTGCCATGCCGAAGGGCCGTATTTACGAAGAAGCGGCGGAACTGATGAAAAGAGCGGGGTATGAGCTTGAAGCGGACATGGATGAGTCAAGAAAGTTAATCTTGGAGTTCCCTGAACAGAACATCCGCGTCATGATGGCTAAACCGATGGATGTTGTCACTTATGTAGAATATGGAGCGGCGGATATTGGGATTGCCGGCAAAGACGTCCTGCTTGAACAAGATCGTGATGTGTACGAAGTGCTTGATTTAAAAATAAGCCCTTGTTATGTGGCCGTTGCTGGATTACCTGATCAACCGCTGAGCCGGATTGCGCCTAAGATCGCTACGAAATATCCGAAAGTCGCCTCTGACTATTTCCGGGAGCAGGGTGAACAGATTGAAATCATTCCATTGAATGGATCGATTGAGCTTGCGCCGTTGATTGGGTTGGCAGATCGAATCGTCGATATCGTGTCGACAGGCCGTACGTTAAAGGAGAACGGACTGGTCGAGTATGAGAAGATTACAGAAATTACTTCGCGTTTGATCGTGAACCCGGTCAGTTATCGTTTGAAGAGTACGGAGATTGAGGAAATGGTAAGCAAACTAAGCGAAGTGATGGAAGGGGAGCGCTGA